A part of Fusobacterium simiae genomic DNA contains:
- a CDS encoding hybrid sensor histidine kinase/response regulator: MQIHKKITIINTFLLLIFLIFFIYFFNIEFNLNNLLKFLVFIFIFFLLSNFFTKFSLINTYKTIHKLDKILSVLHNKFITELENNFLSLQECFSEVFSTVKLDILDILVKEEEIKKEKEKAEILSSELKELNKNLEDKVIERTKELSISKEIAESANKAKNEFLAKISHEMRTPLTPIIGYSRILLKEINDFSSKEKLEIIHTSGVKLLNFTNELLDFSKIESGKVDLNYETFNIRKLFQDIYHEHIDLANSKNINFKIDYLHANISIYSDKIKIYEIAKNIIHNALKYTEKGFVLCDVFVENNTLFFNVYDSGIGISEENIKNIFESFVQIGNEQSGAGLGLSITKKLLEVLNGKIEVESKVGTGSTFKIQIPIETSQKEFENFSDVINKILNSNNIGIKTIFLKSILKLPLRIKDLKDAHKKQDIEEVRKINHLIKGTYGNLNLSLVYDISQKISTELKKENISFDTVLHYIEELEYLTHTLDYSELFNTYLQFKERKIKILIAEDAEETREFLKVLLETPLVKVSCVENGLEALNLLKTEKFDLIFLDISMPVMDGVQTVTTIKANDNFKDIPVVALTAHAIIGYKEKYLNYGFDAYIKKPINDSVLFSCLEKFVLNEKR, encoded by the coding sequence ATGCAAATACATAAAAAAATTACTATTATCAATACATTTCTTTTACTTATTTTTTTAATTTTTTTTATATATTTTTTTAATATAGAATTTAATTTAAATAATCTATTAAAATTTTTAGTTTTTATATTTATATTTTTTTTACTATCCAATTTTTTTACAAAATTTTCTTTAATAAATACCTATAAGACTATACACAAATTAGATAAAATCCTTTCTGTACTTCATAATAAATTTATTACAGAGTTAGAAAATAATTTTTTAAGTTTACAAGAATGTTTTAGTGAGGTATTTTCAACAGTAAAATTAGATATTTTAGATATTCTAGTAAAAGAAGAAGAAATAAAAAAGGAAAAAGAGAAGGCAGAAATTTTAAGTAGTGAATTAAAAGAATTAAATAAAAACTTAGAGGATAAAGTAATTGAAAGAACAAAGGAGTTAAGTATCTCAAAAGAAATTGCCGAATCTGCAAATAAAGCTAAAAATGAATTTTTAGCTAAAATTAGTCATGAGATGCGTACGCCACTTACACCTATTATTGGTTATTCAAGAATATTGTTGAAAGAAATAAATGATTTTTCATCTAAGGAAAAATTAGAGATAATACATACTTCTGGTGTTAAATTATTAAATTTCACAAATGAGCTTTTGGATTTTTCAAAAATAGAATCAGGGAAAGTTGATTTAAACTATGAAACTTTCAATATAAGGAAACTATTTCAAGACATATATCATGAGCATATTGATTTAGCAAATTCTAAAAATATCAATTTTAAAATTGATTATTTGCATGCTAATATTTCAATTTATTCAGATAAGATAAAAATTTATGAAATTGCAAAAAATATTATTCATAATGCTTTAAAATATACAGAAAAAGGCTTTGTATTATGTGATGTTTTTGTTGAAAATAATACCTTATTTTTTAATGTCTATGATAGTGGCATTGGAATTTCAGAAGAAAATATTAAAAATATCTTTGAAAGCTTTGTTCAGATTGGAAATGAGCAATCAGGGGCAGGTTTAGGTTTAAGCATTACTAAAAAATTACTTGAAGTTTTAAATGGTAAAATTGAGGTTGAAAGTAAAGTTGGAACAGGTTCTACTTTTAAAATCCAAATTCCTATTGAAACTTCTCAAAAAGAATTTGAAAATTTCTCTGATGTTATAAATAAAATTTTAAATTCAAATAATATTGGAATTAAAACAATATTTTTAAAAAGTATATTAAAGTTACCATTGAGAATAAAAGATTTAAAAGATGCTCATAAAAAACAAGATATTGAAGAAGTTAGGAAAATTAATCATCTTATAAAAGGAACTTATGGAAATCTTAACCTGTCACTTGTATATGATATTTCTCAAAAAATATCTACTGAACTGAAAAAAGAAAATATTTCTTTTGATACAGTATTGCATTATATAGAAGAATTGGAGTATTTAACTCATACCTTAGATTATAGTGAACTTTTTAATACATATCTTCAATTCAAAGAAAGAAAAATTAAAATTTTAATTGCTGAAGATGCAGAAGAAACAAGAGAATTTTTAAAAGTTTTACTGGAAACTCCTCTTGTTAAAGTTAGCTGTGTAGAAAATGGTTTAGAAGCTCTTAACTTGCTAAAAACTGAAAAATTTGATTTAATATTCTTAGATATATCTATGCCTGTTATGGACGGTGTACAAACTGTTACTACAATTAAAGCTAATGATAATTTTAAAGATATTCCTGTTGTTGCTCTTACAGCACATGCAATAATAGGTTATAAAGAAAAATACTTAAACTATGGTTTTGATGCTTATATTAAAAAACCAATCAATGACTCCGTTTTATTTAGTTGTTTAGAAAAATTTGTACTTAATGAAAAAAGGTGA
- a CDS encoding PocR ligand-binding domain-containing protein: MKFKVTTNNFLDIEFFQTLQDRFAEEFGIASIITDINGVPLTKPSNFTDFCINHVRGCEAGLKKCQFFDAYGGCKAKINKKPIIYPCHAGLIDFASPIIMGDTQVGCFLCGQVLTEKPDEKKFRAYAKEIGIDEEKYIEALRKVKILPYERIEYIADFLYKISSKMSNFIYYQNMGISANEFYKNSIDEFHNYLQADEKNKLENKNFSFKKILNKISETLKINYKIDEKELSKITKISDDISEKSSSIIRNIQDTIKNFNNFDISKGKEG, from the coding sequence ATGAAATTTAAGGTAACTACAAATAATTTTTTAGATATAGAATTTTTTCAAACTTTGCAAGATAGATTTGCAGAAGAATTTGGAATTGCAAGTATTATTACAGATATAAATGGAGTGCCTTTAACCAAACCAAGTAATTTTACAGATTTTTGTATAAATCATGTAAGAGGTTGTGAGGCAGGTCTAAAAAAATGTCAATTTTTTGATGCTTATGGGGGTTGTAAAGCAAAAATTAATAAAAAGCCTATTATCTATCCTTGCCATGCAGGACTAATTGATTTTGCAAGTCCTATTATTATGGGAGATACACAGGTAGGTTGTTTTTTGTGTGGACAAGTTTTGACAGAAAAACCAGATGAAAAAAAATTTAGAGCCTATGCTAAAGAAATTGGAATTGATGAAGAAAAATATATAGAAGCCTTGAGAAAAGTCAAAATTCTTCCTTATGAAAGAATTGAATATATTGCTGATTTCCTATATAAGATTTCATCTAAGATGTCTAATTTCATTTATTATCAAAATATGGGAATTTCTGCCAATGAATTCTATAAAAATAGTATAGATGAATTTCATAACTATTTACAAGCTGATGAAAAAAATAAATTAGAAAATAAAAATTTTTCTTTTAAAAAGATTTTAAATAAAATTTCTGAAACTTTAAAAATTAATTATAAAATTGATGAAAAGGAGTTATCAAAAATAACTAAAATTTCTGATGATATTTCTGAAAAATCTTCATCTATAATTAGAAATATACAGGATACTATTAAAAATTTTAATAATTTTGATATATCAAAAGGTAAAGAAGGTTAA
- a CDS encoding response regulator transcription factor → MIKLLIIEDSEETVDLIRLILSNESDIKIFDANTIKDGIDSIKKDAFDIILLDLSLPDGNGTYICEQVRKFPELYGKPFIIALTADTSQESVNKNLELGCDDYIKKPFDTQELLIRLRKFIKRLPQNKEVIIYENIKLFLSNKTVLYDDKFVDLSKNEFEVLHYFIINKGLLLTRINILDNVWKENLDISDKAVDQCLKRLRKKLPILNDNLISKRGFGYILK, encoded by the coding sequence ATGATAAAACTTTTAATAATAGAAGATTCCGAAGAAACAGTAGATTTAATAAGGCTTATACTTTCTAATGAAAGTGATATAAAAATTTTTGATGCCAATACTATAAAAGATGGAATAGACTCAATAAAGAAAGATGCTTTTGATATTATTTTACTTGATTTGTCCCTACCTGATGGAAATGGGACTTATATATGTGAACAAGTGAGAAAGTTTCCTGAACTTTATGGAAAACCATTTATTATAGCTCTTACAGCTGATACCTCTCAAGAAAGTGTAAATAAAAACCTTGAATTAGGGTGTGATGACTATATTAAAAAACCTTTTGATACACAAGAATTACTTATTAGATTAAGAAAATTTATCAAGAGATTACCTCAAAATAAAGAGGTTATTATTTATGAAAATATAAAATTATTTTTATCTAACAAGACTGTATTATATGATGATAAGTTTGTAGATTTATCTAAAAATGAATTTGAAGTTCTACACTATTTTATTATAAATAAAGGACTACTTTTGACAAGAATAAATATTTTAGATAATGTATGGAAAGAAAATTTAGATATAAGTGATAAGGCTGTTGACCAATGTTTAAAAAGATTGAGAAAAAAACTTCCAATTTTAAATGACAATCTTATTTCAAAAAGAGGCTTTGGATATATTTTAAAGTAA